In one Halomarina ordinaria genomic region, the following are encoded:
- a CDS encoding 4a-hydroxytetrahydrobiopterin dehydratase, translated as MTTPLAQQPCEACTSEDEPLTESEYAAYLDELDDEVWRVVDDHHLEGTYEFADFRDALEFTYEVGELAEEEWHHPDLHLQWGEVRVELWTHKIDGLHKTDFVMAARMDRIHEPYTNE; from the coding sequence ATGACGACACCGCTCGCGCAACAGCCGTGTGAAGCGTGTACCTCCGAGGACGAACCACTCACCGAGTCCGAGTACGCGGCGTACCTCGACGAACTCGACGACGAGGTGTGGCGGGTCGTCGACGACCACCACCTCGAGGGGACCTACGAGTTCGCGGACTTCCGCGACGCCCTGGAGTTCACCTACGAGGTGGGGGAGCTCGCGGAGGAGGAGTGGCACCACCCGGACCTCCACCTGCAGTGGGGCGAGGTCCGGGTCGAACTCTGGACGCACAAGATAGACGGCCTCCACAAGACCGACTTCGTCATGGCGGCACGGATGGACCGCATCCACGAACCCTACACGAACGAGTAG
- a CDS encoding IclR family transcriptional regulator — MQSNAPTVQATETSFRIIEALMERKGAGVTELAHHLELPKSTVYNHLTTLERNEYVVKRDGTYDVGLRFLHLGEYARNRRLLSRVGPPEIDKLAEQTDEMVNLLVEEHGRGVFIYREKGSDAVHMDTYEGKRVHLHTMAFGKAVMAHLPEERVDAIIDQHGLPAATPHTITDRDELFAELEAVKEQGHAFDREERLKGLQCVAAPIVTDDTVVGGVSVSGPKSRMRGEWFTEELPRLIKSTANVIEINLTYG, encoded by the coding sequence ATGCAATCGAACGCCCCGACGGTGCAAGCGACCGAAACCAGCTTTCGGATCATCGAGGCGCTCATGGAACGCAAGGGAGCGGGGGTGACGGAACTGGCACATCACCTCGAACTGCCCAAGAGCACCGTCTACAACCACCTGACGACGCTCGAACGCAACGAGTACGTCGTGAAGCGCGACGGTACCTACGACGTCGGCCTGCGCTTCCTCCACCTCGGCGAGTACGCTCGCAACCGACGGCTCCTCTCGCGGGTCGGCCCCCCGGAGATAGACAAGCTCGCCGAGCAGACCGACGAGATGGTGAACCTCCTCGTCGAGGAGCACGGTCGCGGCGTCTTCATCTACCGGGAGAAGGGGTCGGACGCGGTCCACATGGACACCTACGAGGGGAAGCGCGTCCACCTCCACACGATGGCGTTCGGCAAGGCGGTCATGGCGCACCTGCCCGAAGAGCGCGTCGACGCCATCATCGACCAGCACGGCCTCCCGGCGGCGACGCCTCACACCATCACCGACCGCGACGAACTGTTCGCGGAACTCGAGGCCGTCAAGGAGCAGGGACACGCATTCGACCGCGAGGAGCGACTCAAGGGTCTCCAGTGCGTCGCCGCCCCCATCGTCACCGACGACACCGTCGTGGGGGGCGTGAGCGTCTCGGGGCCGAAGAGCCGCATGCGCGGGGAGTGGTTCACCGAGGAACTCCCGCGGCTCATCAAGAGCACGGCCAACGTCATCGAGATCAATCTCACGTACGGGTAA
- a CDS encoding MFS transporter yields MADDDNAIAGFTMLAHGTFHTYELSIPIFIVIWLDVFDVSAAVLGTVIGLGYGLIGVGAVPSGILADRFGSRTLIVASVVGMAGGFFLLSLAPNVYVLALAIMLWGMAASIYHPAGLSLISRCATERGTVFAYHGVGGNVGTALGPLVAALLLVFLDWQWVVRLLALPAIPVVLFGSRISFDEAIEPSSTDGGNDSFDLRSVLSQSRLLFTAGFTLAFVVVLLYGTYYRGLLTFLPDMIADLPLFEPISLYGRTAEPAQYVYTGLLMVGILGQYTGGRVTDHVRTEYALLAALAALSALAFVFLPSSTLGVAPFLVVCALLGFTLYATAPIYQVVIAERADETVHGLSYGFTYLGMFGIGSAGAALAGALLTYFDAPVLLGVLGAIAAAAALLCVVLLRRA; encoded by the coding sequence GTGGCCGACGACGACAACGCCATCGCGGGGTTCACCATGCTCGCCCACGGGACGTTCCACACCTACGAGCTGTCGATTCCCATCTTCATCGTCATCTGGCTCGACGTCTTCGACGTCTCCGCGGCCGTCCTCGGGACCGTCATCGGTCTCGGCTACGGCCTCATCGGCGTCGGGGCGGTCCCCAGCGGTATCCTCGCGGACCGGTTCGGGTCGCGGACGCTCATCGTCGCGAGCGTCGTCGGTATGGCCGGGGGGTTCTTCCTGTTGAGCCTGGCGCCGAACGTCTACGTGCTGGCGCTCGCCATCATGCTCTGGGGGATGGCGGCGAGCATCTACCACCCCGCCGGCCTCTCGCTCATCAGCCGGTGTGCGACCGAGCGCGGGACCGTCTTCGCGTACCACGGCGTCGGCGGGAACGTCGGGACGGCGCTCGGCCCGCTCGTCGCGGCCCTCCTGCTCGTGTTCCTCGACTGGCAGTGGGTGGTCCGACTGCTCGCGCTCCCGGCCATCCCCGTCGTCCTCTTCGGGTCACGCATCAGCTTCGACGAGGCCATCGAGCCGTCCTCGACCGACGGCGGGAACGACTCGTTCGACCTCCGGTCCGTCCTCTCGCAGTCGCGCCTGCTGTTCACCGCCGGCTTCACGCTCGCGTTCGTCGTCGTCCTCCTCTACGGGACGTACTACCGCGGGTTGTTGACCTTCCTGCCGGACATGATCGCCGACCTCCCCCTGTTCGAGCCTATCTCCCTGTACGGTCGGACCGCGGAACCCGCCCAGTACGTCTACACCGGCCTGCTGATGGTGGGCATCCTCGGGCAGTACACGGGTGGGCGCGTCACCGACCACGTGCGGACGGAGTACGCGTTGCTCGCCGCGCTCGCGGCGCTGTCCGCCCTGGCGTTCGTCTTCCTGCCGTCGTCGACGCTCGGCGTCGCGCCGTTCCTGGTCGTCTGCGCGCTGCTCGGGTTCACCCTCTACGCGACGGCCCCCATCTATCAGGTCGTCATCGCGGAACGGGCCGACGAGACCGTCCACGGGCTCTCCTACGGCTTCACCTACCTCGGGATGTTCGGCATCGGCTCCGCCGGGGCGGCGCTCGCCGGGGCGCTGCTCACCTACTTCGACGCGCCGGTCCTGCTCGGGGTGCTCGGCGCCATCGCGGCGGCCGCGGCGCTCCTCTGCGTGGTGCTCCTCCGGCGAGCGTGA
- the ddh gene encoding D-2-hydroxyacid dehydrogenase, with translation MSERPPLEQLYVHESVDNVIPKHDFVEAFDDLSIPVELVGDGREYEATDGVVSYVPRPEYLDAGWVHCARAGYDEFDTEAYEAAGIPLTNSSGIHGATVGEVAVGLMLSFARLLHLYRDHQGERAWYTPDYERPFTVENERLCVVGLGTIGEGIARRADALGMDVVGVRRSDDPVPGVSELFDPDELHDAVADARFVAIALPHTPATDGLFAEAEFDAMREDAYLVNVARGPIVDESALVSALESGAIAGAGADVFETEPLPESSPLWDMEEVIITPHKGSATNRYHLDIADLVKENVARYQDGEELRNRVA, from the coding sequence ATGTCCGAACGGCCCCCCCTCGAACAGCTGTACGTCCACGAGTCGGTCGACAACGTCATCCCCAAGCACGACTTCGTCGAGGCGTTCGACGACCTCTCGATTCCGGTCGAACTCGTCGGGGACGGCCGGGAGTACGAGGCGACCGACGGCGTCGTCTCCTACGTGCCGCGGCCGGAGTACCTCGACGCGGGGTGGGTCCACTGCGCCCGCGCCGGGTACGACGAGTTCGACACCGAAGCGTACGAGGCCGCCGGCATCCCGCTGACCAACAGCAGCGGTATCCACGGCGCGACCGTCGGGGAGGTGGCCGTCGGCCTCATGCTCTCGTTCGCCCGCCTCCTCCACCTCTACCGGGACCACCAGGGGGAGCGAGCGTGGTACACCCCCGACTACGAACGCCCGTTCACCGTCGAGAACGAGCGCCTGTGCGTCGTCGGCCTCGGCACCATCGGGGAGGGCATCGCCCGGCGGGCCGACGCGCTCGGCATGGACGTCGTCGGGGTGCGCCGCTCGGACGACCCCGTCCCCGGCGTCTCCGAACTGTTCGACCCCGACGAACTGCACGACGCCGTCGCCGACGCCCGTTTCGTCGCCATCGCCCTGCCGCACACGCCGGCGACCGACGGCCTGTTCGCCGAGGCGGAGTTCGACGCGATGCGCGAGGACGCCTACCTCGTCAACGTCGCCCGCGGCCCCATCGTCGACGAGTCGGCGCTCGTCTCGGCGCTGGAGTCGGGGGCCATCGCCGGCGCCGGCGCGGACGTCTTCGAGACGGAACCGCTGCCCGAGTCCTCGCCGCTGTGGGACATGGAGGAGGTCATCATCACGCCGCACAAGGGGTCGGCGACGAACCGCTACCACCTCGACATCGCGGACCTGGTGAAGGAGAACGTCGCGCGCTACCAGGACGGCGAGGAACTCAGGAACCGCGTCGCCTGA
- a CDS encoding thiamine pyrophosphate-requiring protein, whose product MNLMDVNTAIANVLKEEGIDYLLGFPSNPLFDTGIAEDVGIRTIITRQERTAAHMADAIGRLSSGDDIAAFACQHGPGTENSIGGIAQAYGESAPMVAIPAGYDRAKTDVDPKFNSLLNYQHVSKSCEQLTDPDAVGETMRRAFSAARNGRPRPAVVEVPKDVFWEDVPSGLDYTTTSASRSGPDPENVESVADVLADAERPVIYAGQGVHYAKGWDALTELAETLEAPVATSLNGKSAFPEDHPLSLGAGSKSEPGQLAHFLREADVIFGIGCSFTQTAYGITVPEGKTVVHATLDPTDINKDVEAAHSLVGDAKLTLEALVEAVDGRVEADRGRFDDVAAEIEEVRSAWLAEWEGKLTSEETPINPYRVIHELTNVVDASETIITADAGNPRDFLAPFYECTEPLTYIGWGKTTQLGYGLGLALGAKLYQPEKLCINIMGDGAIGMTGLDFETAVREDLPILTIHLNNYEMASYDTPFGGDFADVGKALGGYGERVEDPEEVAPALERAIEKTEEGTPALLEFITAKETELSRPDLE is encoded by the coding sequence GTGAATCTCATGGATGTAAACACCGCAATCGCGAACGTACTGAAAGAGGAAGGAATCGACTACCTGCTCGGGTTCCCGAGCAACCCCCTGTTCGACACCGGCATCGCCGAGGACGTCGGCATCCGGACCATCATCACCCGCCAGGAACGTACCGCGGCCCACATGGCCGACGCCATCGGGCGGCTCTCCTCGGGCGACGACATCGCCGCGTTCGCCTGTCAGCACGGCCCGGGGACCGAGAACTCCATCGGCGGCATCGCCCAGGCCTACGGCGAGTCCGCCCCGATGGTCGCCATCCCCGCCGGCTACGACCGGGCGAAGACGGACGTCGACCCCAAGTTCAACTCGCTGCTCAACTACCAGCACGTCAGCAAGTCCTGCGAACAGCTCACCGACCCCGACGCCGTCGGCGAGACGATGCGCCGGGCGTTCAGCGCGGCGCGCAACGGCCGCCCCCGCCCCGCCGTCGTCGAGGTCCCGAAGGACGTGTTCTGGGAGGACGTCCCGAGCGGCCTCGACTACACGACCACCTCCGCGAGCCGCTCGGGGCCCGACCCCGAGAACGTCGAGTCGGTCGCCGACGTCCTCGCGGACGCCGAGCGGCCGGTCATCTACGCCGGCCAGGGCGTCCACTACGCGAAGGGCTGGGACGCGCTGACGGAACTCGCCGAGACGCTCGAGGCACCGGTCGCGACCAGCCTCAACGGCAAGAGCGCGTTCCCCGAGGACCACCCGCTCTCGCTCGGCGCCGGCAGCAAGAGCGAACCGGGGCAGCTCGCACACTTCCTGCGCGAGGCGGACGTCATCTTCGGCATCGGCTGCAGCTTCACCCAGACCGCCTACGGTATCACCGTCCCCGAGGGCAAGACCGTCGTCCACGCGACGCTCGACCCCACCGACATCAACAAGGACGTCGAGGCGGCGCACTCGCTCGTCGGCGACGCGAAGCTCACCCTCGAGGCGCTCGTCGAGGCGGTCGACGGTCGCGTCGAGGCGGACCGCGGTCGCTTCGACGACGTCGCCGCCGAGATCGAAGAGGTCCGGTCGGCGTGGCTCGCCGAGTGGGAGGGGAAGCTCACCTCCGAGGAGACGCCCATCAACCCCTACCGCGTCATCCACGAGCTGACGAACGTCGTCGACGCGAGCGAGACCATCATCACGGCCGACGCCGGCAACCCGCGTGACTTCCTCGCGCCGTTCTACGAGTGCACGGAGCCGCTCACGTACATCGGCTGGGGGAAGACCACGCAGCTCGGCTACGGCCTCGGGCTGGCGCTGGGCGCGAAGCTCTACCAGCCGGAGAAGCTCTGCATCAACATCATGGGCGACGGTGCCATCGGGATGACCGGCCTCGACTTCGAGACGGCCGTCCGCGAGGACCTCCCCATCCTGACCATCCACCTCAACAACTACGAGATGGCGTCCTACGACACGCCGTTCGGCGGCGACTTCGCCGACGTCGGGAAGGCGCTCGGCGGCTACGGCGAGCGCGTCGAGGACCCCGAGGAGGTCGCCCCGGCCCTCGAACGCGCCATCGAGAAGACGGAGGAGGGGACGCCCGCGCTGCTGGAGTTCATCACGGCCAAGGAGACGGAGCTGTCGCGGCCCGACCTCGAGTAG
- a CDS encoding CaiB/BaiF CoA transferase family protein: protein MGTENTARDRILDGITVVDLTTFVTGGFATLMLANQGAEVIKVERPGAGDDSRHSGPPFVSTEGYDGPGRSASDHGESPYFWTVNYDKKSVELNLKSEAGLNALFDLIEEADVVVENFRPGTAERLGVGYENVRAVNEDVVYCSISAFGETGPWSARPGYDLLVQGMSGIMSVTGPEDGDPAKVGLPQTDLITAMWAAFGILGALYRRERTGEGERVELGMLDAALPWLTKQAAKAFVGEAPGRMGTKDPVIAPYQSYPTADGYVNVACGNQKLWEEFCEGIGREDLLSDERFTSNPDRVEHMDELEAELSATLRERPTDEWVDLLADERGLPVGPVYEVGEALDNEQVNARGVVRTLEHPAAGEMPVIEHPLNFTSAESGFEEAPPLLGEDTESVLRAAGYDDHDIEALREADGIPDRE, encoded by the coding sequence ATGGGTACCGAGAACACGGCTCGCGACCGGATACTGGACGGCATCACCGTCGTCGACCTGACGACGTTCGTGACCGGCGGCTTCGCCACCCTGATGCTCGCGAACCAGGGCGCGGAGGTCATCAAGGTCGAGCGTCCCGGCGCGGGCGACGACAGCCGCCACTCCGGCCCGCCGTTCGTCTCGACGGAGGGGTACGACGGCCCCGGGCGGTCGGCGTCCGACCACGGCGAGTCGCCGTACTTCTGGACGGTCAACTACGACAAGAAGAGCGTCGAACTGAACCTGAAGTCCGAGGCCGGCCTGAACGCGCTGTTCGACCTCATCGAGGAGGCGGACGTGGTCGTCGAGAACTTCCGTCCCGGCACCGCCGAACGCCTCGGTGTCGGCTACGAGAACGTCCGGGCCGTCAACGAGGACGTCGTCTACTGTTCCATCTCGGCGTTCGGCGAGACCGGGCCGTGGAGCGCGCGCCCGGGGTACGACCTGCTCGTCCAGGGGATGAGCGGCATCATGAGCGTCACCGGGCCGGAGGACGGCGACCCCGCGAAGGTGGGCCTCCCCCAGACGGACCTCATCACGGCGATGTGGGCCGCCTTCGGCATCCTCGGCGCGCTCTACCGCCGCGAGCGGACGGGCGAGGGCGAGCGCGTCGAACTCGGCATGCTCGACGCGGCGCTCCCGTGGCTCACCAAGCAGGCGGCGAAGGCGTTCGTCGGCGAGGCCCCCGGTCGCATGGGGACGAAAGACCCCGTCATCGCCCCCTACCAGAGCTACCCCACGGCCGACGGCTACGTCAACGTCGCCTGCGGCAACCAGAAGCTCTGGGAGGAGTTCTGCGAGGGTATCGGCCGGGAGGACCTCCTCTCCGACGAGCGCTTCACCTCGAACCCCGACCGGGTCGAGCACATGGACGAACTGGAGGCGGAACTCTCGGCGACGCTCCGCGAGCGCCCGACCGACGAGTGGGTCGACCTGCTCGCCGACGAGCGCGGCCTCCCGGTCGGCCCCGTCTACGAGGTGGGCGAGGCGCTCGACAACGAGCAGGTGAACGCGCGCGGCGTCGTCCGGACGCTCGAACACCCCGCCGCGGGCGAGATGCCCGTCATCGAACACCCGCTGAACTTCACGAGCGCGGAGAGCGGCTTCGAGGAGGCGCCGCCGCTGCTGGGCGAGGACACCGAGTCGGTGCTCCGGGCGGCGGGCTACGACGACCACGACATCGAGGCGCTCCGCGAGGCGGACGGCATTCCCGACCGGGAGTAA
- a CDS encoding FAD-binding and (Fe-S)-binding domain-containing protein, with protein sequence MGTRNQTADGDPATDSRANYDYRNDTTDRPGLVTDLEARVSGDVRFDEYSKQLYATDASAYEVTPIGVVYPTSTDDVASVMTYCAARKIPVLPRGGGTSLAGQAVNEAVVLDFSRYMDRMVDVDPEARLARAQSGITLGELDRTLEPHGLKFAPDPSTADRSALGGAIGNNTTGAHSLLYGKTDAYVEEIEAVLADGSVVTFGELSVEELREKADPDADLEAGIYHEVVRVIDEEAEAVDERYPSLKRNVSGYNLDVLVDEAREGTVNLARLLVGSEGTLAIVTEATVSLEPIPETKALGLLTYHSLIDAMDDVAAILDHEPAAVEVLDGVLVELARGLEEFKDVIGILPDETDTFLLVEFYADSDEERRERVEALLADRVGDLAFDGLEAYDPATQKSFWKMRKASTPILLSRTGDEKHIAFIEDIAIPPEHLTAYTADFQQIFEDHDTFGSFYAHAGPGCMHVRPLINTKTAEGVETMVSISDAATDLAVKYGGSVSGEHGDGRARTQWNHKLYGDHLWNVFRDLKSAFDPDWLLNPGSVCGDFDMSENLRFGPEYDFEAGFDPTLNWENENGFQGMVELCHGCGGCRTSQEGAGGVMCPTYRASREEITSTRGRANMLRQAMSGDLPEEEHLDVEFMHEVLDLCVGCKGCAKDCPSEVDMAKMKVEVENEYQQRHGSSLRTKLFANIDRLSVLGSAFAPVSNWASKVPGSRLLMEKTVGIARERSLPEFHRESMVDWFEARGGSRVSRAEADRSVLLFPDTYTNYNSPKAGKAAVRVLEAANVHVRVPDDVTGSGRPAHSKGLLGKSREQARENVRALAPEVRDGWDVVVVEPSDAVMLQSDYLDLLSGSDVETVAANAYGVMEYLDTHRLDEAIEFGAVSESLTYHGHCHQKATKKDHHAVGVLRRAGYAVDPLDSSCCGMAGTFGYEAEHYSMSQAIGNMLFEQIAESDGDSVTAPGASCQTQIGDHEGEKPPHPVEKLAAALA encoded by the coding sequence ATGGGAACACGCAACCAGACAGCAGACGGCGACCCGGCGACCGACAGTCGGGCGAACTACGACTACCGAAACGACACGACCGACCGGCCGGGCCTCGTCACGGACCTGGAGGCACGCGTCTCCGGCGACGTCCGCTTCGACGAGTACTCGAAGCAACTGTACGCGACCGACGCGAGCGCCTACGAGGTGACGCCCATCGGCGTCGTCTACCCCACGTCGACCGACGACGTGGCGTCGGTGATGACCTACTGTGCCGCCCGAAAGATACCCGTCCTCCCGCGCGGCGGCGGGACGAGCCTCGCGGGCCAGGCGGTCAACGAGGCCGTCGTCCTCGACTTCTCCCGGTACATGGACCGGATGGTCGACGTCGACCCGGAGGCGCGTCTGGCGCGGGCACAGTCGGGCATCACCCTCGGCGAACTCGACCGGACGCTCGAACCCCACGGGCTGAAGTTCGCGCCCGACCCGTCGACGGCCGACCGGAGCGCCCTCGGCGGCGCCATCGGCAACAACACGACCGGGGCGCACTCGCTGCTCTACGGCAAGACCGACGCCTACGTCGAGGAGATAGAGGCCGTCCTCGCCGACGGGAGCGTCGTCACCTTCGGAGAGCTGTCGGTCGAGGAACTGCGCGAGAAGGCCGACCCCGACGCCGACCTCGAAGCCGGCATCTACCACGAAGTCGTCCGGGTCATCGACGAGGAGGCCGAGGCCGTCGACGAGCGCTACCCGAGCCTGAAGCGCAACGTCTCCGGCTACAACCTCGACGTCCTCGTCGACGAGGCCCGGGAGGGGACGGTGAACCTCGCGCGCCTGCTGGTCGGCAGCGAGGGGACGCTCGCCATCGTCACCGAGGCGACCGTCTCGCTCGAACCCATCCCGGAGACGAAGGCGCTCGGACTGCTCACCTACCACAGCCTCATCGACGCGATGGACGACGTCGCCGCCATCCTCGACCACGAACCGGCCGCGGTCGAGGTGCTCGACGGCGTGCTGGTCGAACTCGCGCGCGGCCTGGAGGAGTTCAAGGACGTCATCGGCATCCTCCCCGACGAGACGGACACCTTCCTGCTGGTCGAGTTCTACGCCGACAGCGACGAGGAGCGCCGCGAGCGCGTCGAGGCGCTGCTCGCGGACCGCGTCGGCGACCTGGCGTTCGACGGCCTGGAGGCGTACGACCCCGCCACACAGAAGTCGTTCTGGAAGATGCGCAAGGCGTCGACGCCCATCCTGCTCTCGCGGACGGGCGACGAGAAGCACATCGCCTTCATCGAGGACATCGCCATCCCGCCGGAACACCTCACCGCCTACACCGCGGACTTCCAGCAGATATTCGAGGACCACGACACGTTCGGCAGTTTCTACGCCCACGCCGGACCGGGTTGCATGCACGTCCGTCCGCTCATCAACACGAAGACCGCCGAGGGCGTCGAGACGATGGTCTCCATCTCCGACGCGGCGACCGACCTCGCCGTGAAGTACGGCGGGTCGGTCTCTGGTGAGCACGGCGACGGCCGCGCCCGGACCCAGTGGAACCACAAGCTCTACGGCGACCACCTCTGGAACGTCTTTCGCGACCTGAAGTCGGCGTTCGACCCCGACTGGCTGCTCAATCCCGGGTCGGTCTGCGGCGACTTCGACATGAGCGAGAACCTCCGCTTCGGCCCCGAGTACGACTTCGAGGCGGGCTTCGACCCGACGCTCAACTGGGAGAACGAGAACGGCTTCCAGGGGATGGTCGAACTCTGTCACGGCTGCGGCGGCTGTCGCACCAGCCAGGAGGGGGCCGGCGGGGTGATGTGCCCGACCTACCGTGCCTCCCGGGAGGAGATAACGTCGACGCGCGGGCGGGCGAACATGCTCCGTCAGGCCATGAGCGGCGACCTCCCGGAGGAGGAACACCTCGACGTGGAGTTCATGCACGAGGTGCTCGACCTCTGTGTCGGCTGCAAGGGCTGTGCGAAGGATTGCCCGAGCGAGGTCGACATGGCCAAGATGAAGGTGGAAGTCGAGAACGAGTACCAGCAGCGCCACGGCTCCAGCCTCCGTACGAAGCTCTTCGCGAACATCGACCGCCTCTCGGTACTCGGCAGCGCCTTCGCCCCCGTCTCGAACTGGGCGAGCAAGGTGCCGGGGTCGCGCCTCCTCATGGAGAAGACCGTCGGCATCGCCCGCGAGCGCTCGCTTCCCGAGTTCCACCGCGAGTCGATGGTCGACTGGTTCGAGGCCCGCGGCGGGTCGCGCGTCTCGCGCGCGGAGGCCGACCGGAGCGTCCTGCTCTTTCCCGACACGTACACCAACTACAACAGCCCGAAGGCGGGGAAGGCGGCCGTTCGCGTCCTCGAAGCCGCGAACGTCCACGTCCGGGTTCCCGACGACGTGACCGGGAGCGGTCGGCCCGCCCACTCCAAGGGACTGCTCGGGAAGTCGCGCGAGCAGGCCCGAGAGAACGTCCGGGCGCTCGCCCCCGAGGTCCGCGACGGGTGGGACGTCGTCGTCGTCGAGCCGTCGGACGCCGTCATGCTCCAGTCTGACTACCTCGACCTCCTCTCGGGGAGCGACGTCGAGACGGTCGCGGCCAACGCCTACGGCGTCATGGAGTACCTCGACACCCACCGCCTCGACGAGGCCATCGAGTTCGGTGCGGTGAGCGAGTCGCTCACCTACCACGGCCACTGTCACCAGAAGGCGACGAAGAAGGACCACCACGCGGTGGGCGTCCTCCGCCGTGCCGGGTACGCCGTCGACCCGCTCGACTCGTCGTGCTGCGGGATGGCCGGGACGTTCGGTTACGAGGCCGAACACTACTCCATGAGTCAGGCCATCGGGAACATGCTGTTCGAGCAGATAGCCGAGAGCGACGGGGACAGCGTCACCGCGCCCGGCGCGTCCTGCCAGACACAGATCGGCGACCACGAGGGCGAGAAGCCGCCCCACCCCGTCGAGAAACTCGCCGCCGCGCTGGCCTAG
- a CDS encoding TatD family hydrolase: protein MGDSDYPTKRPTAAISDEAADYERPYPPEAKDIPWIDIHQHTGTLSWEHHEKMDASGAHAVVMIAASYFQVPYRPIQPDDWRFLWDEALRRAGEVSRNHFFDVHLATGIHFGARIEGTDDLLAVLPDYCELDEVVAIGETGIDPVQSVSAWPIEDQRDVLREQMHVADEQDLPVILHTPGNREGPGSVPAQFGRTFSHKFDYGGAPDADPAPTFDLPTAKRQAAEMDVAVADEAGLAHEQVVIDHGHPDIAEYVLEETGCYLSFSLVRKTEAVGPEDVAGVIEAYGSERVLVDSDLLAGLYADDAALTMRRMTLDLLRLGVDPGDVRNVVYENPKRILGL, encoded by the coding sequence ATGGGAGACAGTGACTACCCAACGAAGCGACCGACGGCGGCCATCAGCGACGAGGCGGCCGACTACGAGCGCCCCTACCCCCCCGAGGCGAAGGACATCCCCTGGATAGACATCCACCAGCACACCGGGACGCTGAGCTGGGAGCACCACGAGAAGATGGACGCCAGCGGGGCCCACGCGGTGGTCATGATAGCGGCGTCGTACTTCCAGGTCCCCTACCGGCCCATCCAGCCCGACGACTGGCGGTTCCTCTGGGACGAGGCGCTCCGCCGGGCCGGCGAGGTGTCGCGCAACCACTTCTTCGACGTCCACCTCGCGACGGGCATCCACTTCGGCGCGCGAATCGAGGGGACCGACGACCTGCTGGCGGTGCTCCCCGACTACTGCGAGTTAGACGAAGTGGTCGCCATCGGCGAGACGGGCATCGACCCGGTGCAGTCGGTCAGCGCGTGGCCCATCGAGGACCAGCGAGACGTGCTCCGCGAACAGATGCACGTCGCCGACGAACAGGACCTGCCGGTCATCCTCCACACGCCGGGCAACCGCGAGGGGCCGGGGTCGGTGCCCGCGCAGTTCGGGCGGACGTTCTCCCACAAGTTCGACTACGGGGGCGCTCCGGACGCCGACCCCGCCCCGACGTTCGACCTCCCCACCGCCAAGCGGCAGGCGGCCGAGATGGACGTGGCCGTCGCCGACGAGGCCGGCCTCGCCCACGAACAGGTCGTCATCGACCACGGTCACCCCGACATCGCCGAGTACGTCCTCGAGGAGACGGGCTGTTACCTGAGCTTCTCGCTGGTCCGGAAGACGGAGGCCGTCGGCCCCGAGGACGTCGCCGGCGTCATCGAGGCGTACGGCTCCGAGCGCGTGCTCGTCGACTCGGACCTCCTCGCGGGGCTGTACGCCGACGACGCGGCGCTGACGATGCGGCGGATGACGCTCGACCTCCTCAGACTGGGCGTCGACCCGGGAGACGTGCGAAACGTCGTCTACGAGAACCCGAAACGGATTCTGGGCCTCTAG